A stretch of DNA from Pseudopipra pipra isolate bDixPip1 chromosome 1, bDixPip1.hap1, whole genome shotgun sequence:
AGACCCGGAGGCTCCTTTTATGGTTGGCTTTTCCTGCTTTGTCAAGAAGGAAGAACAAATGTGGCTTCATCTGCGCTTGTGGGTTGGCTCCCTGATTAAGCATCTGATTCAAAGCTAAGTACGGAACAGGCTTTTGATGGGCGGATTTAATTCCATGCAAAACCCAGGATGTCGCCCCCCCCTCCCTCATGGAATATTCCCGGGATAGCAGTTGGTCTGGTGCAATTAGGCAGTGGGGATGACTCCCACCTACCAGCGCCTGAGAAAGTCCAGAGTGTTCCACTTTGTGCTGAATTGGCTCCTTTGAGTGtttccccctctgctcccccccctcctcttttcttttctctccttctttttttttttttttcctgccgaTTTACCACCATTCCCAGGGACTTGCATTAGGAGTGAGCTCAtcccgtgtgtgtgtgtgaacattTGGGGGTATGTGTGGGGGCCCGGGGgcgtgtgcctgtgtgtgacacccTGAATTCCTCCTCAGCTGAGCCCTGCCAGGGGAAAGCACGTTAACGGTGACCTTGCTGAGTAAATAGTTGTGGAATGAATAAGTGCTTTTCCCGCAGCCCGAAAGGCGGAAGGTGCGATTACTCATCCATCCCTCCAACTGTCTCCAGCACCTTTCAAGTGCTTCTCGCGTCGAGTCTGGGGGCGTGAGCGAGGGGGTGGGAAGCGAGGGGAGGCTGCCAAAATCTGGGTTGCCACAGACACCGGCCTCGCTTCTCCTCCAATGAACGCTGCGCTGGGAGTgcgggaggaggcagagcaCCACCCACATGTTGAGCCGTGCGGAGTATAAGTAGATGGAGGAGCCTGGACTAGTGGCAGTTCAGCCAGGGAAGAGAAGCAGCTCTTTGCATCTCTAgtggaaaagcattttttggCTCGCCAACTTTTACCCGAGGAGGAATCACCCGGATTTTTGCAGCAGCTCCTTCGTGTGTTTTTCTCCAGCGGGGACTTGGCGCTGTTGAAGATCCTTAGCTCCGGACGAGCAACGGGATTGGACACCTTATCCAACTCCTCTCCTTCTTCCTGGAGGATCCTGGTTCTCTCTGGGACACGCTGAGCACTTGAGACAGGAGTTTCCAGCTGGGCACCGGAAGAAATTTCCCTCCAACTCTCAGTCTGGGATCCACGGGGACCGACCGGCTCGCTCTGCGGTGATTTCTGATTTGGTTGTGTTTGTGTGGAAAAGTCCTTGGAGGGGGGTTTCGGAGTCTCTGTGTGTCTCTCAGGAAGTGTTgtggtgggggtttttgggAGCTAGCTCCAGTGCCAGGGCTCATAACCCAGTTCTTTCCCTGTTTGACACTCGCACGGTCGCGGCCATGCAGTTGGATAATGTCACCAACGCGGGCATCCACTCCTTCCAGGGGCATCGTGGAGTGGCCAACAAGCCCAATGTGATCCTGCAGATTGggaagtgcagggcagaaatgTTGGAGCACGTCAGGAGGACCCACAGGCACCTCCTGACCGAGGTCTCCAAGCAGGTGGAGCGGGAGCTGAAGGGTTTGCAGAAATCCGTGGGGAAGTTAGAGAACAACTTAGAGGACCATGTCCCAACTGAAAACCAGAGGTGGAAAAAGTCCATCAAGGCCTGCCTGGCCAGATGCCAGGAGACCATTGCCCACCTGGAGAGGTGGGTCAAGAGGGAGATGAATGTTTGGAAGGAGGTGTTTTTCCGCTTGGAAAAGTGGGCTGACCGCCTGGAGTCCATGGGGGGCAAATATTGCCCCGGGGACCAGGGCAAGCAGACGGTGTCTGTGGGGGTGGGAGGCCCTGAGATCAGGCCAAGTGAGGGGGAGATTTATGACTATGCCCTCGACATGAGCCAAATGTATGCCCTGACCCCTCCCCCCGGGGAGGTGCCCAGCATCCCCCAGGGCCACGATTCCTACCAGTGGGTCTCTGTGTCCGAGGATGCTCCGGCCTCCCCGGTGGAGACCCAGGTGTTTGAGGATCCCCGGGAGTTCCTGAGCCACTTGGAGGAATATTTAAAGCAGGTGGGTGGGACTGAGGAGTACTGGCTGTCTCAGATCCAAAACCACATGAACGGCCCAGCTAAAAAGTGGTGGGAATACAAGCAGGACTCCGTCAAGAACTGGGTGGAGTTCAAGAAGGAGTTCCTGCAGTACAGCGAGGGCACCCTGACTAGGGATGCCATCAAAAGGGAGCTGGATTTGCCCCAGAAAGAGGGGGAGCCCCTGGATCAGTTCCTTTGGCGCAAGAGGGACTTGTACCAGACCCTCTATGTGGACGCCGACGAGGAGGAGATTATCCAGTACGTGGTAGGAACCCTCCAGCCCAAACTGAAGCGCTTCCTGAGCTACCCCTTGCCCAAGACCTTAGAGCAGCTGATCCAAAGAGGGAAGGAGGTCCAGGGCAGCATCGAGCACTCTGAGGAGCCCAGCCCACAGAGGACCCCCGAGATCCAGCCAGGGGATTCCGTGGACACCGTGCCTCCCTCAACCACTGCCAGTCCCGTGCCGAGCAACGGGACCCAACCtgagcagccccccagccccccagccaCTGTCATATGAGCTGCTCTGCAGCGCTCTGGGTGAAGTGCAAGGGAGAAGGGGGCTTATTTAGGAAGCTTCTCCTTGGAGAGAGGCTCTGGCTGAGACAGGACATGAGGTGTGCTCAGCCCAagagcccagggcagaggggttGTTAACTTTGCTCgtggggggagggaggtggtgggGCAGAGGCACCTTAGGGTGGGGTTGCCTACCTCAGCTGAGCCCTGCAAGGCGGGGGTGTTGGAGACCCCGCTGGCACCACTGGGGGGAACAGACCATTTTATGAGATCCCTGACGAGAAACCAGAGACAATTCCCAACTTCTGAAGCAGCCGCTCGGCACTGGCGGCTCTCCAGGACTTCACACGAGTGCAGCAATTGGCTGAGGGTTCCTACCCATCTGgatctctccttttccttctctcctccctcttcGGAGGAGGTGATCCTGTCCTAAGGACACAGCTTTCTTTTGACCCTTGCCTGTTTCTGATTAACCACCAGGCTTCTGCTCTCTTTGCAATCTCCTGCTCTTACTTGCTCCAAaggattaaattatttttttgattatttttttgttttgtgaaggaaaaaaaatcctattacTTCAGGAATTGAAAGCTTTAAGAGTCTGGATTATTTCTgatgtttttcatttctctgcacCTAATACCTGCTTTAATGTGTTTCCTCTCGAGAGGCTTTATTGGTTTACTCCTTGTCTGAGTTTCTGCTCATTCCAATCAAGGccactgcagtgcagaggcaaATTTCCCCCTTTCTCTGCACATTATCCTGTGCATTCAGCAGGAAACAGATTTCCTAATTAAATTGTGGGCTCATTTATTGAAGGAGCAGTCTGCTTCCTTTCAGGGAGGGCATCCAGGTGGAGAGAGGAGACACCAGAGCTCTTTTgagagggtggggggagggaagggaaatcCAAATCCTTATTCTTTGAacgaaacaaacaaacacatccCAAATTCAGAGCAAAACATCCCCAGAGCAGCAAATCGAGTCCACGCTGATGTGTGGAGGCAACAGGAGCTTTTGCCATgtaaaagcaaagagaagatGTGAAAAGAGGACGtgtgtgcccagcacagcttcagCAAAGAGCTTCTGTTCACACAGACAGGCTCAAAATGCTCTTGGAAAGCCTGGAATGCCTGTCCTGGAGCACCTGAGGACAGAGCAGTGTCTGCTCACAAGGAACTTTCTACAACATCTATCCATGGATGGAGGTGGACTTGGACTTCGTGACTTTTTCCGTGTGGAGACAGTAAATGCTCAGTGTTCATCTGTGGCCAGAGTTTGAGGATGGGACTTTAGAGATGAAAGACATTCATGAAGTTTGGCTCTTCAAAGCTTCTAGAGGCTGGAGCATTATCTTGAGCATCATCTGCATTCACCACCAGCCCAAATGAACAGCGCCTGtgcaggagatggagcagggatgcagcagcaggagtgacCCTGGGATGCTCCTGGCACTACCACAGCAGGGACACGTGGCACTGGTGGCTCAGAAGGCCTTGGCTGCGACTCCTTCCAAGAGGCTGAAGGTAAGGAGACTTCCTGCATTCTCTTCTCAGACCTAAATTAGCCATAGCCCATCCAGTAGGAAGCTTGTACTGGGATAAATACTAGTCTGGAATGGGACATGAAGCACTAGGGTTGGGAGAAAGGGTAAGGTAGAGGCAGTCAAAGGGAAATGCAGGACAAGGAGTGGGAAAAGTTTCCAAAGAGAGCAGCATCTTGCACTTTCTCATAGAGATGAGGAGGAAATGGGAAGCTTCTTCATTAACTCACCCTGAGCACCTGCCACAtgaagctctgggctggggtAACAACCACAGGTCCATGCACAGCCCAAAGGAGGGGCAGgtctgctctgcagccctgttAGGAGCCTGTCTTGGGAATGTGGGGGCTCTCCTCTCACTTGTTGGGAGTGAGTTGGTTtgtgagcagctctgggagcattTCTCACTAATGCCCTGGGATGAGTGATGGGGGAGTGGGTGTCACTGCTGAGGATGAGCTGGCCATGCATTACAAACATTATCTCCTCTTGGTTGCAGTGACTCACTCAGATCCTCCTCTGAGAAGGAATCACTTCACAGCACTCAGGATTTGGAAGGAAAGGCCCAGAAAAACCTTCAAACCCAAGGATTTGACATCAGACCTGCTCTCAGAGTCCACAGCCACCAGCTGCCAGCTCCACCAGCTGAAGGAAAGACTGGCACAGGTAATTACCTCCCATCTTACCCTGTGGGCCTTTCAGCCTCCCCAGTGCCTTGAGATACTGAATAGCCCAGGTACAAACATCTGTGCTGGTCCTGAGACCTCAGCCCTGGTGGTTGCAAGAGGTTGACACCACCAGAGAGGTGGCATTTCAGCTTCTTGGGGTCAGAACCCAAGCACCAGCCCCAATTAATGCTCTGGGGACAGTGCATTGCAGCAGAGGGCCTTTCCCTCTGCTGGACCATTGGCAAATCCTTGGACACCAACACCTGGTGGGTCCTCCAGGCTGCAGACACTTCGTGGGCACAGCTAAATTTAATCCCAACTCCTGAGAAATCTCCTTTATTCTCCTCTTTAGAGATCTAATCAgagctgctgcattttttttctgttttacagcaatccctgctgctgttgctgagCTTCCTTCTCTGTGCCCAAGAGCTTTCCCAGGGAAGAAGCTGCAGGAAGACCGAGGGCAAATCCTGCACCAAAGAGCCTCCCTGTGTTCAAGGTGCTGAGAGTCCCAGTGAAAGGGGGAAGCCACTTCCAACAGCATGAAGAAAAGTCTGAGCTGGTTCAGATATTCCAAGCACAGAAGAAAGTGCTGAGAATGGAAAGAGAAGCCAAGAGGCCAGAAGAGAAGAAGCAAGTGCAGGTTTTGGGGACAGCAAAGATGCTGGGCTTGTGCTGACTGTGTGTTGAGATGACAACAAACCTCTGCGATTTGGGGCCGCTGGGACTCACCTGAAGAACTCTTCACCAGATTATCAGCTCCAAAAAACTTTCCTGATTAACTTTGCCAAAAGGCTGACCCTTCTTAGGCTACGAACCCTCCAGGCTGTCAATGCTGCAACTCATTTTTCCTGAGTTTTTCGGGGGGAGCTTCATTTCATGCGGGTACAAGTTTCAAACCTCAAAGGGCTCCGGAGGTTCGGAGAAGCATCCCGGTGTTCCTGATGCTTGTCTGAACTCGTGGAGCCTGCACAACTGTCTTGCCAGAGAGGAGAGTgttgggaggcagcaggagctctCTGGATCTGCATGGGCCAGAGTTACTGCAAGAACTGGGGTTcttgtgctggctctgggggGACTGTTTCCATCCAGACCCAGGGAGCCCAAAGGGACGAGTGAGTTGGACGAGGCAGTTTTGCTTCACATCTCAGCTCAAGGGGTCCAGTTGGTTCCTCTCTCTTCCAGAGCCAACTGTCCTgggggtgtgtgggtgtgtgtggtgTTGCTGTGGGGGTGTGTGTCGGGCAAACAAATCCACCTCAGCCCAGTTCTGGGGTGGACCCAGGGTACATTCCAACAAGGCTCAGCAAAAATGTCCGGGACCAGAAAATTCTGGAAAACCATGTCAAGCCAGACTCCACAGGCATCATCTCAAGGTCAGAATGATGTTTGATTTTGAGGTGCTTAATTTTCACAGTCCCTTTCAAGGGACTTGACTGCCTCAAtaggcattttattttttttccccataggCTTTCCTGCCTTTTTAATGAATTAGCCTGTCTGTGCTACTTGGTTGTTTGGTCCTGAGGTTTATACATTTTCAACTGCCTTTTTGGAGTGTGAAGAACTGAATCTCCTGGACTGATTTTATTTCACCTGTTGCTCCTGGCAAATTGGAGCTTTACTTGTAGCACCCTGGTTTATATTACCAGCCTCCCCAGGAAGGGCTGGTAGTTTATTTTCCTGGGGCAGAGCCACATGAATGAAGAAGTGTGTATGTGTTTTGTCTCTGAAACTTCAGCAGATTTCAACCACTGcggtttttttttcctccttaggCAGTTTTACATTTGAACTCTGACAAAACTTCTTtagagttttttatttttactagaGATCTTCTTAATTCAAGCAACCTTGTACAAAAGGCAAACCCATTGAATCGCTGCAGGTTGTAGGGGTTGAAGCCAAAGGTCTTTGTAAGCCGACATCACCTGCCCTGGATCTGACTGTATCAGGCAGTTTATTCCTCATGTGTCATGTTGGAGCTACAAGATCACCCCAAGCCACTAGAACCTGTCAATAGAATAGTGCTACACTCTATTTGCTATTGTAGCAAAGCCTTTTGTAGATTTATACAATAAAACTTTGAAATATTCTGCTTCAATTGCTTTGTGCTTCGCTTTCCGGTCTTTCTTCCTTGGTTTATGGGCAACAAAAGTACCTGCTGCCCTTTGAAAGTTTGGGTTTGTCAGCCATTTGGGCTTACTTGATCTGAGAAAAATCTTTGCAGAGGAGGGGTTGGATGTGGAGAACAGGGAGGTGTTTTGAGGGAGTTGTTTGGCATCTGAGTCACATGCAGCCCATGAGGTGGGAGCAATCCCTCATGGGACTGTGGGATGTGGAGGGCTCTTGTGGGGTACAGCTGAGAGCAAGGCTGTTGAAACAGGAGGGGATCACATTCCCACCCATTTCTGAGAAATGATATGCACAGAAGAGCTGAGGTAAGTCAGGACAAGGTAAAGAAATCTCTAAACCTCAATCAGCTCTACTTGACCTCCAAAGAGGCTTCAGCAGGGAGAAAACCAGCACTCAGCAACAGAGAGACCCAGGAGAAATTCAGCCTGGTGCTTTGTTTATTGATGCATTTCCAAATTCCTTGGGTTCATTACCTGTAAAAAAATCCCTGGGCAATCCAGACTGGAGGTAGGAACATACAGGAACATAAAGGAATATAGTAGGGGATGGAACTCAGAGTGATTTAAACTGAAATGTGTGTTTTTGCAATAGTTTGGGCTCAAATTTCTGGCCCCACAGATGTTCTAGGTATAGAGgactctgctctgcctctgcaaatCCTGCCTCTTCTGGAAAAGTTTTGCACTCAGGTGGATTTAGcccccattccctgctctgtcctTAGTCACTCTCCAACAGGGATGGTGTTGGGAATATCAGGGGTGAACAATGAGCACTTGGGTGGGTCAGCTGGAAAAACCAATGGACTCATCCCTTTCCCAACAGAGAACAAATGTGCCCTGCCAAGTGAACCGCCCAGATACCCCTTCTGAGCTCAGGTTGGGAAGGCAGAAATGGTCAGATGGCCAAAAGGAGACCTGCCAACCTTTGTATCTCCAGCTCTTTACAGCTCATCCAACCACAAAATCTTTGCAGGAGTGAGGAAGAAGCTTTGAGGGTGCACTTTGGTTCCTCAGCTGAACTATCCCCACTTCTGGCATCagtaaaaaggggaaaaacaagaaTTGAGGGGACAAACCATCAGAGGGGTCCAGCCAGTGCCACCCCATCCTGGGACAGTGCGGAGAActggggcaggagagcaggTTTAGACTTCTCATGGTCTCTGGACACGACCAAAAGGGACATGACCAACGTGATGCCTCAAAGAGCGAAAAGCGAGAGCTGCACCAAccctgccagagttcaagaagtgtttggacaacactctcaggcacatgaagGGATTctttggggttgtcctgtgcagggacacGAGCTGGACTTTCATGGtccttgtgggtgccttccagctcaggatgttcTAGGATTTGATGCTCagctggaggtgctgagctTTTCCAGCAGAGGGGGGCAGAACTCCACTGTTCGCTGTGGGAATTAAAAGTAGGAAAAACCACTTAAAAGAGGTGAAAATCTCTCCTTGTCACCATCAATCCTCACATGGCCCACTCCAGATCATCCACAAGATCAGTGGTTGATCATTGAGGGAGATGTGAGGGAAGGGGTAAATGAGAGGTTGGTGCGGAGAGGTTGGTGTGGAGAGCTGGGAAGAATTGATGGCCAAATTACAGTGGAGGAAGATGGACAGGATGGAAATGCCCTGCTGGGGGAGTTGAGAAAGGTGGATGAGGCTGGGAAATTCCTGCCTGTGCCAGACAAACTCATTGGGTTTCCAATTTTGTTCCACAGCCTTCCAGATTTGACTCTAGTAGTTGTTGTTTGCTTTCATTCTGACAGTTCCAGATGAAAAGGTCCAGAGAGTCGCTGGACCTACACttttaattaatgaaaaaatgtctTATTTCTGCTCCTGGCTCTAGGAACAGAGAGTCACCTGGACGAGATGCAGCCCAGTGATGGATGAACTGCCTCAAACTAGTTGAAATCCTCTCCAAAATCAGAGTGGGAATCATCCCTGTGTTTTCTGGGCCATGATCCCAATATCAGGGATATTCACAAGCACAACAGGAccagaggaaacagcagcaagggaggtttagattatatattatataaaaaaatccttcactgaaagggtggccaggcattggaacaggctgcccagggaactgcccagtggaatcaccatccctggaaagcCTCAAAAGGCTttggacatggtttagtggtggatcTGGGAGTGCTGGGTTacaggttggactcagtgatcttagagggcttttccaaccttaaaaaTTGATTCTATAAATGGTGGACAAGACATGAGGGGTCACttacagaa
This window harbors:
- the ARC gene encoding activity-regulated cytoskeleton-associated protein, which translates into the protein MQLDNVTNAGIHSFQGHRGVANKPNVILQIGKCRAEMLEHVRRTHRHLLTEVSKQVERELKGLQKSVGKLENNLEDHVPTENQRWKKSIKACLARCQETIAHLERWVKREMNVWKEVFFRLEKWADRLESMGGKYCPGDQGKQTVSVGVGGPEIRPSEGEIYDYALDMSQMYALTPPPGEVPSIPQGHDSYQWVSVSEDAPASPVETQVFEDPREFLSHLEEYLKQVGGTEEYWLSQIQNHMNGPAKKWWEYKQDSVKNWVEFKKEFLQYSEGTLTRDAIKRELDLPQKEGEPLDQFLWRKRDLYQTLYVDADEEEIIQYVVGTLQPKLKRFLSYPLPKTLEQLIQRGKEVQGSIEHSEEPSPQRTPEIQPGDSVDTVPPSTTASPVPSNGTQPEQPPSPPATVI